Part of the Triticum urartu cultivar G1812 chromosome 2, Tu2.1, whole genome shotgun sequence genome, CTCACCTGCCAACGACTCCATCAGACTCCGGTGATCAAAATTCTCCTCTTGTGCGCGTTCTTTGGAATCATTTGGATGCGTTGCAAAGTTGCAATTGCATAAATTTTGCGGGGATGGCCAAGAAAAACTAATTCTAACTACCGCGATTGATGGGGATCCGCGGTTAAATTAACCTTGGAGACGAGGGGATACTCCCCGCCGGCCGGCCAGCTGCCGCGTCGGAAGTACGCGTCTGCAGCGGCGACGCGGCGGAGAGCGGCTATGAGAAGCCCGACGGCGTAGTCGGCCGCGTCGTCAGAGAACGCGCCCCCAGCGTTGGTGACGGCAATCCGACGGACGAGGCGAGTACGAGCTCCAGCTTTGGGAGCGCGCCCATGAGCTCGGCGGTCACCGCAGGGAGCTCGACTGTAAGGAGCGCCCGAGCCGAGGCGGCCGTGTCCGCGTCAACATCAGCGAGAGGAAGGAGACTGTACCGAGCTGAGAGCTCCAGCTCAAACTCCGGGATGATGGGGTCGGCCAGGAGCACGACCGGCTTGGATGCATCGGCTTGGGCTCGCGCCGGCGGCCGCATCTCCTCAATCGGCGGTGGGTTCGGTAGGTAGTGACTAGTGAGCCAAGcgaaggggaagaacagagcacTGCTGCTACTAAAAAACAGAGTCGTCCAGACTCCAGAGCGGTGGTGGCCAAGAACTAGACAACTAACTACTGTATCTACCTTGGTGGTGAGAGGATAGTCGCCGTCGGCCGCCCACCTGCCGGCCCGGACGTGGGCCTCGGCGGCGGCCAACCGGCGGAGCACGGCGACGACGAGCCCGACGCCGTAGTCGGCCGTGTCGACCGCGAAAGCAGCGCCAGCGTTTTGTGACGGCGATCCCGCGGCGCCGGCAGGCGGCGAGGTTGACGTGGTTGACGCCCACGGAGATGCCCGCCACGAGCCGGAGCGCCGGGAGCGCGGCCAGGTGGTCGTCCGTGACCGGATTGAGCCCGATGAGCAGCGCCCTCCCCTCCGCCACGGTCGCGGCGTCGGCGTCCGCGACCAGAACGAACCGGAAGCGCCCGGCCAGCGCCGCGGCGAACTCCGGGAAGAGCGGCTGCCCCAGGAGCACCAGCGGCCTCTCGTCGGCGGGCGGCGTCGTGTTTTCCATCGGTCCGTGGAGGTAGGAATGGTATCGCTATCGCCTATCAGACTACCTGCTGCTTTGGAGGGACAGAGACAAAGCCACCAGCAGACATCGGTTGCTGGACCATATGTGGCTATTCCTAAGAACAATTCCAACCGATACGGACAAGTGCCGGCCCAACCCGGGGACCCAAACTGAAATCGAAATGTCTCGGTGTCCGCCTAAACGTATTTTAGACCTAAATTTTCATCTTGTTTGCGTCCACACGTACATGAAACGGACGCGGCGCACGTCCGCTCAGTGTTCACCTCGGTCCCATCCGTCGGCCGTCCAACCACCGCTCGTGTGCGGGGTGTCGACGTCATCCACTTCCCTCCCCCGCCCACATCTAACCAAGCTTACCCTCCTCATTCATGACAGGCAAAACCTAACTAGCCATGGGGTTCTTCAACAAGGGCAAGCGAAAGTTCTGACCTATCGTCACCTCGTCCCGCGCGTCGTCACTGTCACCACCGACTCCTCGCGCGGCGGGCCATCATGAAAAAGGCAGCGCGCTGTACATCCCGGTGCACCAGACGCAGTGGCACTGGAAATACTGGTAGCCGCTGGCCTATCCAGATGTCTACATGCCCCATTATTGGCATCTGGACACGCACCGTATTTCAGTGCCGGCGATGCCCCGGTCGGTGCGGGCGCACACCGAGGAGATGCGCAGACGCCATGAGTTACTGACGTCGGAGCAGCGGCGGCTCCCATACGTGTTGAACACTCCCAACTAGGAGGTCTGGTTCGCGCTAGAGCTCGAGGCATCAGCGTCGACGACCAAGACGAACCGGAAGCGCCCGACCAGCGTCGCGGCGACCTCCAGGAAGAGCGGCTGCCCCAGAAGCACCAGCGGCCTCTCGCCGGGGGGCGGCGTCGTGTTTTCCATCACTCCGTGGAGAAGGGAATGGTATCGCTATCGGAGTATCAGTACTAGTAGAAACCTCTATTTTTTTTGCGATGGAGTAGAAACCTCTATTTATCAATGTCAGTTTGGTCTTTCGAAAATGTTCATAGGAGTAGGGGGTGTGTGCGCGTTCATAGGGGTAAGTGTATGCATGTGTATATGGATGTCTGTACTAATGTTAAAAAAAAAGAAACCTCTATTTATCGGTTCTGGTGAAACATTCACGGTTGGTTTGCTTTTAGATTTGTGCAGCAGACATGGGTTGGTGGTGGACTAATCAATGCCAGTTTTATTCTTTGTGATGAAGAGCTCGCGGTCAGTGACGATCGACATTCTTTGTGCTCAGTCGGAGACGACGACGGGCGTAAGCAGCGGGGCGCCGGCGAAGAAGGCCTCCAGGTTGCCGGCGACGAGGTGGTCGAGGTCGGCTATGGACTCCGGGGTGAACGCGGCCCAGTGAGGCGTCAGCACGACGTTGTCCATGGCCATCAGCTCAGCCGGCACGTCTGGCTCGTCCTCGAACACGTCCAGCCCGGCGCCGGCGAGCCTGCCCTCCGCGAGCGCCCTCACCAGCTCCCCCTCGTCCACGTTCGGGCCGCGCGCCACGTTCACCACCACGCCGCCGCTCCCCAGCGCGTCCAGCACGCGCCTGTCCACGACGTGCCGGGTCTCGGCGGTTAGAGCGCACGCGACGACGAGCACGTCGGAGCACGCGGCAAGGTCGCGCACCGCGGGGTGGTAGCAGTACGAGACGTCGTGTTTCCGGCCGCGGGAGTGGTAGGAGACGACGCAGCCGAACGCCTCCAGCCTCCTCGCGACTGCCGATCCGATGCTGCCGAGGCCGACGATGCCCACGCGCTTCCCGCGGAGCGTAGACCCGAGGGGCAGGAAGTCGCCGCGCTCCGGCCAGAGCCCCCGCCGCACGTACCTGTCGGCCGCCGATACGCGCCGGAGGACGTCGATGACCAGGGCGACGGCGTGGTCGGCGACGTCGGAGGAGTAGACCCCGGCCGCGTTGGCCACGGCGACGCCGCGGCGCGCGCACTCGGGGAGGTCGATGTGGTTGAGGCCTGCACTGACCGTGACGACGCAGCGCAGCGACGGGACGGCGTCCAGGAAAGCCGCGTCGACGCGGACGCCCCCGCCCGGGACGAGGGCCAGGCGCGGTGGGTCGTCGTCGGCAGCCGCGGCGGCGAGGAAGGCTTCCATCGAGAGCGACGAGGCGTGGCGGTCGAGGAGGCTGAAGCGGGCGGCGAGACCGGCGAGGGAGGCCGGCGAGAGGCGGCAGAGCACCAGCACCCGCCGCGTCGCTGCCATCGTACGTTGTCGCGCGAGAAGAGGGCGTGAAGGGCGGCCAGGCAGTTGATCTGGAGTTGCAGTTGGGAACCGAAGCCATTTCTGTTGGGATAAAGAATGCGGGGTTGCCGTCGGGGGCGCCACCGTGAACACTGGAAATGACGATGAAAGCGGACTGGATCCAACAGCTAAACGTattttccaaatttattttacAAGAAAACTAGGACTTTGTCACTGATTATTTCGTATATGGCATATGGGAGCATGTGCTCCCCGATTCAAAATCAACATTTAATTTATAAAATTTGTGAAAACATCACAATGTATAATATCACTCATATACTCAGATGATGTATCTATCACTGAAATACGTCTAAATACATCCATATCAGACACAATCAGTATTGGACGAAGGAGTAAAAAAATGTGTGAACATTTCTAGAAATTTCAAGCATTAATTGAAATGCAATTTGCTTTTAAATTGTGagaaaacatgaacatttttcgaaATTGTGAACAACATGAATAACATTGGTTTTTAccatttatgccactagttgtcTCTCACTACTCGGTTTTGCAATTAGAAGTTACACCTGCTCAAAAATGTCATCGGTAAGTTAGATACTTGCTCAAAAAAGCCATCGTTCTGTTAGATATTTGCTCAAAAATAACATTACACACTCTTACTATCAGGTCAAACCTGTTGACCATATTATATGGTCAAAATACCCCTAGACCCATCTATCGGCTCTCTCAATCTCACAATAATAAATGTGGGACCCACCTATCAGGAGTAAGCAAGCAAAGAGATTTAGAGGAAAATAAGAACGTTATTGGAGATCGAGTGAGACCCACACTTTACCgtagtgagatagagggagagtTGGCATGTGGGTCCATGGGTATTTTGGCCATATAACTGATAAATGGGTTTTGAGCTGACAGTAATGGTGTGTGATGGCATTTTTTAGCATGCGTCTAATAGAGTGATGGCATTTTTGAGGAGTTGAAACTCCTAATGCAAAACTGAGAAGAAATCACCCGGTTtggggaaccttctagaaggttcacAA contains:
- the LOC125540693 gene encoding glyoxylate/hydroxypyruvate reductase HPR3-like; this encodes MAATRRVLVLCRLSPASLAGLAARFSLLDRHASSLSMEAFLAAAAADDDPPRLALVPGGGVRVDAAFLDAVPSLRCVVTVSAGLNHIDLPECARRGVAVANAAGVYSSDVADHAVALVIDVLRRVSAADRYVRRGLWPERGDFLPLGSTLRGKRVGIVGLGSIGSAVARRLEAFGCVVSYHSRGRKHDVSYCYHPAVRDLAACSDVLVVACALTAETRHVVDRRVLDALGSGGVVVNVARGPNVDEGELVRALAEGRLAGAGLDVFEDEPDVPAELMAMDNVVLTPHWAAFTPESIADLDHLVAGNLEAFFAGAPLLTPVVVSD